The nucleotide window TCATTTTGTGCAATTTGCTTTTCTTTTCGTGGGCATTCATGATAACTCAAGCGAATGCGTTGGTTCTCCACGATAGCATGTGGGACGAAGCCAGGTATGACATTGACACACTTATCTAATGATGCGCACTTTTCACAAGCTTTCGACTGGACGTCATATTCATAAAGTTTAATAAGTTGTTTTTCAACTTGTTCATTCGTGAGTTCTGGGTGCTGTTGCAATAACTGTTGGACATCACTTGATGCAAGCACCTCTTTTTTCACTTCTTGTAAAGATGACTGAAAGCTTTCATTACTTCTCATCCATTGTTTTAAAGCAGATTGTATTGGTTTCATTCGATTCACCCTTTATGATTCGATCGCGAAAAACTTTTGAAAAATTTCTCGAGCTCTTCTTGTTCCTTATCATCTTGAGGAGCAGAACGTTGCTGAGCTGGTTGCTGTGAAGTTTTCTTCTGATTCTTCTCTTCCTGATACCATTTAGGTAGGACTTCTTTTGATTTCTGCTGTTTATTATAACTCTGAGTTTTCTGTTGATTTTTTTGTTGCCATTTTTGATACATATTGTTTTCTTGTTTTGCTAGATCCATTGCTTCCTTCGCGGTTGTAATATGCGCACGACTCCAGTGTGCAGCAATTGTTTCAATATAATTTTTCGATAGTTTATTTCCGATTTTATTCAACACATAATGAACGAGTACATTCATCACGGGCTGTGACAGTCCGTGCTCCTCCATCATATCCGTCAGCATATTGACTTCTTTCATAGAAGCTTTGCCTGAAGAAGAATGATCTTCAAGGATTTCACGGTGAGTTACAGACTCGAAATGCTGAATGATCTGAGCCTCTTTTTCATTTGCAGGTTGTGGTTTAGTTTTTGAAGGTTGTTCTTTTAATGAAGTATTTTGAGTATCTTCGTTTTTTGTATATAGCCTTGGAGGAATACTACCATGTTTTTTGTAGTAGATATCCTTACACATATCGAGAAACTCTTTACGATCAAACTGTTGTTGTTCGTCCACTGCCCACAACACAGCTTTCTCTAACTCTAAGAAATCGACATCATAAATATGAGTCATTTTCTCTATGAACCGGATGTTGCCTGTTGATAAAATATTCTTCGGGTTCACTTTCTGTTGTTGAAGCATTTTATGAAGCCACTCAACCGGCAGCTTCGTTTCAACGACTAAAGTATCATCACTCGGTGCTTGTGTGGCCTGCTGCATCACCATTTCTGGTTTGATCGTGGTAAACACTTCATCGAAGCGTTTTGTCACTTCTTTTACATTAGTGGGACGAGAGGTTTTAATTAGTAACTTTCTCTTTAGTTGATTCAAATCCTCTTTACCTAAATGGTGTTCTAAGAGGACAGAAAGCATCGGATCTTCAAAGAAACCTTTGACTGAATAAGGTCGATTCAAATAGTAATAGAAAGTAGTGAAAGATCCTTCTTCCTTAAAAGATTTCAGAAGTCCAATCGCTTCGATTTTTTTACGAGCTTCATAGAAATCATCCAACGTCATATTTAAACGACTCATCATCTGATGGTGTGAAATCGATGATTGGCTCGGTTGAACGCTAGCCTCTTTCCACAACGATTGAAAAACAGCTACGCTTTTCATACCGATCAGTGGTTGATAAAGCATTGCAAGAACTAACTCCGCGTCTTCATTAAAAGCATCTTCTTGAAAGATTTTCATTCTATCATTAGGTAAAAGATGCTTCATTCGATCATTCATCGATTCCACCTCCCTCATTAATCATTTTTTGTCTTTTGAATCATATCGTTCAATTCCTTCATGAACACATTGATATCCTTGAACTGACGATAAACTGAAGCAAAGCGGACGTATGCAACTTCGTCTACTTCAGCTAACCTTTCCATCATGAGTTCTCCAATATCATGACTGTATATTTCTGAATTCCCTTGATTACGCAGGTCTTTTTCAACTTCAAAAGCCATTCGTTCAATTTCTTCAATAGAAACCGGACGTTTTTCACATGCTTTAATTAAGCCACGCTTAATCTTCTCGCGGTCAAAAGCTTCGCGAGTACCTTCTTTTTTCACGACAATCAATGGAATTTCCTCTACACGTTCAAAAGTAGTGAAACGGTAATTACACGTCTCACATTCCCTGCGTCGACGAATTGATCGACCTTCATCGACAGGGCGCGAGTCTAACACTTTTGTGCTTTTTGCATCGCAATTTGGGCATTTCATCTATTTTCACCCCGACTAATTTCTATCTTTATTCTTATAATTATAACAAACATCGACAACAAGCTGCTAGGCAAATCTTATAGATGTGTTATTTAAGAATACTTTCCAACTCTAAATAGTTAAGCATTATTATTCAACATTATAAAAAGGAGCGGAAATCTTTCTTAGATTTCCACCCCTTATATTTTTCAATATTATTTATATTTTAGAATAAGCAAGTTTTTTTCCAACGTATTTAGCTAAGTCGACCACACGGCATGAATAACCCCACTCATTATCGTACCAAGCGAGTACTTTGACTTTACGTTCACCAATGACCATCGTAGATAATCCGTCTACAATCGAGGAATATGGGCTAGTTGTATAGTCGATAGAAACAAGTGGCTCTTCATTGATTGCAAGAATACCGTTCATTTCACCTTCCATCGCTTGATAAAATGCTTGGTTTACTTCTTCTGCTGTTACATCTTTTTCTAAGTCAACGACTAGATCCACTAATGAAACGTTTGGAGTTGGGACACGTAAAGCTGTTCCGTGTAATTTCCCTTTTAAATCTGGGAGAACTTCATTGATAGCTTTTGCTGCACCAGTTGAAGTCGGAATGATTGATTGGGTACAACCACGTGCACGACGTAAATCCTTATGAGGATTATCTAAGTTCTTTTGATCATTCGTGAAAGCGTGAACAGTAGTCATCAAACCATTAACGATACCGAACTGATCGTTCAAGACCTTTGCTACCGGAGCTAAACAGTTCGTTGTACAAGAAGCGTTAGAAATAACATCATGTGCATCAGCATCATAATCTTCTTCATTAACTCCCATTACGATTGTTCCATCAATCTCTTTACCAGGTGCAGTAATGACAACTTTTTTCGCACCCGCTTCAATATGCCCTGAAGCTGATTCTTTAGTTTTAAATACACCTGTGGCTTCAATCACCACATCGACTTCAAGTGCTTCCCAAGGTAAATTTGCAGGCACTCGATCAGATACTTTTTGAATGAGTTGTCCATCTACAGTAATCGTTTCATCACTTGATTGAACTTCACCATCGTATATTCCATGTACAGAATCGTACTTGATTAAATGTGCTAAAGTATCTGCTGGGTAGCTCGCATTAATTGCAACGACTTCTACTTCTTCATCTTTCATAGCGCGGCGAAAAACCATGCGCCCTATACGGCCGAATCCATTGATTGCTATCTTTGTTTTCCCCATCAAAAAAACCTCCCAAATCCATTCGTGTTATACTTTTGTCTAAAAATCACAAAAACAGTATAACACATTAAACCTTGAAAGTGCTATCATTTTTAAAATTAATTCTAATCAATGTCGATTTCCCACTTTTTGAGGATATCTTTCAACTGCTGGTTACTTTCTTCAACCGTTCCACCGTTATCTATAATCGCATCAGCGCGTTCACGTTTTTCCTCGATCGAGATTTGTGACTTGATTCTTTCTGAAGCTTCTTTTTCTGTTGAGTTATCTCGTTCCATCAATCTTTCGAGCTGAACAGAAGGATTCACATAGACAACTAAAATCTTCTCAACATAATCAAATAGTTCACTTTCAAATAACAAAGGGATGTCCATTACGACGGCATCGACATCTTGATTAACATGATGGTCCCTTTGTTGCAACATTTCTTTTCGGATCTCGGGATGAATGATTCCATTCAGTTCCGTTCTTCGTTCTTCATTCTGGAAAACGATACTCCCCAATGCTTTTCGGTTAAGTGTTCCGTCCTCATATAATACATCTTCACCGAAAGCTTTGACGATTTTCTTATAAGCTTCCTCTCCTGGTTCGACAACCTTGCGAGCTATTTGATCTGCATCGACCACAGGGATATTCCACTCTTTAAACATTTCAGAAATCGTCGACTTACCTGTTGCTATACTTCCCGTCAGTCCAATTACTACTGTCACTATACTCACCTACTTTATGAAATTCCAGATTCCTATAAATATAAAAATAATGCCGGGTAAAAAAGATAAAGGTTGGACCCAAGAAACAGATCGAATCCATTTTCCAGTTTGATTCCCTAACGCGAGGAAAAACATAGAGCTGATACCAATCATGCTAGCAGCAACCATAAAAGGAA belongs to Halalkalibacillus sediminis and includes:
- a CDS encoding replication initiation and membrane attachment family protein, which codes for MNDRMKHLLPNDRMKIFQEDAFNEDAELVLAMLYQPLIGMKSVAVFQSLWKEASVQPSQSSISHHQMMSRLNMTLDDFYEARKKIEAIGLLKSFKEEGSFTTFYYYLNRPYSVKGFFEDPMLSVLLEHHLGKEDLNQLKRKLLIKTSRPTNVKEVTKRFDEVFTTIKPEMVMQQATQAPSDDTLVVETKLPVEWLHKMLQQQKVNPKNILSTGNIRFIEKMTHIYDVDFLELEKAVLWAVDEQQQFDRKEFLDMCKDIYYKKHGSIPPRLYTKNEDTQNTSLKEQPSKTKPQPANEKEAQIIQHFESVTHREILEDHSSSGKASMKEVNMLTDMMEEHGLSQPVMNVLVHYVLNKIGNKLSKNYIETIAAHWSRAHITTAKEAMDLAKQENNMYQKWQQKNQQKTQSYNKQQKSKEVLPKWYQEEKNQKKTSQQPAQQRSAPQDDKEQEELEKFFKSFSRSNHKG
- the nrdR gene encoding transcriptional regulator NrdR; translation: MKCPNCDAKSTKVLDSRPVDEGRSIRRRRECETCNYRFTTFERVEEIPLIVVKKEGTREAFDREKIKRGLIKACEKRPVSIEEIERMAFEVEKDLRNQGNSEIYSHDIGELMMERLAEVDEVAYVRFASVYRQFKDINVFMKELNDMIQKTKND
- a CDS encoding glyceraldehyde-3-phosphate dehydrogenase: MGKTKIAINGFGRIGRMVFRRAMKDEEVEVVAINASYPADTLAHLIKYDSVHGIYDGEVQSSDETITVDGQLIQKVSDRVPANLPWEALEVDVVIEATGVFKTKESASGHIEAGAKKVVITAPGKEIDGTIVMGVNEEDYDADAHDVISNASCTTNCLAPVAKVLNDQFGIVNGLMTTVHAFTNDQKNLDNPHKDLRRARGCTQSIIPTSTGAAKAINEVLPDLKGKLHGTALRVPTPNVSLVDLVVDLEKDVTAEEVNQAFYQAMEGEMNGILAINEEPLVSIDYTTSPYSSIVDGLSTMVIGERKVKVLAWYDNEWGYSCRVVDLAKYVGKKLAYSKI
- the coaE gene encoding dephospho-CoA kinase (Dephospho-CoA kinase (CoaE) performs the final step in coenzyme A biosynthesis.), giving the protein MTVVIGLTGSIATGKSTISEMFKEWNIPVVDADQIARKVVEPGEEAYKKIVKAFGEDVLYEDGTLNRKALGSIVFQNEERRTELNGIIHPEIRKEMLQQRDHHVNQDVDAVVMDIPLLFESELFDYVEKILVVYVNPSVQLERLMERDNSTEKEASERIKSQISIEEKRERADAIIDNGGTVEESNQQLKDILKKWEIDID